A genomic stretch from Setaria italica strain Yugu1 chromosome VII, Setaria_italica_v2.0, whole genome shotgun sequence includes:
- the LOC101776007 gene encoding uncharacterized protein LOC101776007, translated as MPRLELGVYRVEDAVERIIPLLEDTGTTIYFDGWDGLAASAVLRAIAEDPPPSLKKKFDKILHIDCSMWKSRRALQRAIADELNLTQRVMAAFNRQDEEDDFSGVDEGSRAEIGEVWWLITESLLRCRYLVVFHNGSNDTVDLASCGIPRPEFLGSKILWTFRGRLRLNPQVKDKVDSSHLIIYQTLYWSFNDDTAKLILDEATEIVKSIQHKQSITPTIAAKCISYILWLINQKGWNNCTMDYNWTTHASNYWVCDGIIEEGQSDDSWELSTALHQQIRLEDCSYQTVKFRGHEYREHWKSVIEDPSNIEEGTSSYFLSAKNGLSLPRKMFQQSYRLRVLKLSGCNFSFYSPPFCCCHSLRFLGLDKCKDQPQEEEDKQRRPTMKYLHSLWVLDVRNMDWELDLLQDSIEQMAVNIREIHVKNGRIWRSNLAWGQLQNLRKLRVIKPTSSWETGLENEFMDMLKLEILDLSGNNAIQVLPSLCGATGLKTLILDGCAELDHVGPGLPPSLESFSFDAGAGDDGRNTAKISRITLAGCPKLVEFRLLGSLSKLEELDLSGTPVKILDLKKEIQVQNLQRIFLIGCKQLRSIIWPEKRMEQLRLVCIDTRQELVLTETSRDSLVCPEQEKYCHARVSVTDMRFFQSLVATDGEVFRWITTPFKLNLNLSCTSNDDGIFISRTKKHVRSSNLHKPLISMACLIYNDISIEEIATNKADGSSALQFEPQDLHVEIGQGAINTEVLNPQSTSAKAIRYMMDRVMSLHVHDSCSITTIIPKHIASATGQEIHYPALKWCRVEKCPKLEVVFHTNYDGHDCWFEQLETFWAADLLMARSIWSRGRPYGEADSVSFARLRAIHLHMCPRLQFVLPLSWGYTLSSLETIHIVCCRDLKQVFPVESGFLKRVATRHQNGMLEFPKLKHLYLHDLSCLQQICEAKIFAPELETVRIRGCWGLRRLPAIDRHRRDGRLVAVDCEKDWWDNLEWDGLDVGHQPSLFAPCHPAYYKKRLLRTTVLR; from the coding sequence CTTGGTGTGTACAGAGTCGAGGATGCGGTTGAAAGAataatccctttgttggaggatacTGGAACAACCATCTACTTTGACGGATGGGATGGACTGGCTGCTTCTGCTGTGCTCAGAGCTATAGCAGAGGACCCTCCACCATCTCTGAAGAAGAAATTTGACAAGATCCTCCACATTGATTGCTCGATGTGGAAGAGCCGAAGGGCACTCCAGAGGGCGATCGCTGATGAACTCAACCTTACTCAGAGGGTAATGGCGGCTTTCAACAGGCAAGATGAGGAGGATGATTTCAGCGGAGTAGATGAAGGTTCTAGAGCTGAGATTGGAGaagtttggtggctgataactGAATCCCTGTTACGATGCAGATACTTAGTTGTCTTTCACAATGGAAGCAATGATACGGTGGACTTGGCTAGTTGTGGTATTCCACGACCTGAATTCCTTGGTTCTAAGATACTGTGGACTTTCAGAGGAAGGCTTCGGCTCAACCCGCAAGTAAAAGACAAGGTGGACAGTTCACATTTGATTATTTATCAGACTCTTTACTGGAGCTTCAACGATGACACTGCTAAACTAATATTGGATGAGGCTACAGAAATTGTCAAGTCCATACAGCATAAGCAGAGCATCACCCCAACAATAGCTGCCAAGTGTATCTCCTACATATTGTGGTTGATTAATCAAAAGGGGTGGAATAATTGTACCATGGACTACAATTGGACTACCCACGCTTCCAACTATTGGGTTTGTGATGGAATTATCGAAGAAGGTCAGTCTGATGACTCCTGGGAGCTCTCTACCGCTCTCCATCAACAGATACGATTAGAGGACTGCTCATATCAAACAGTCAAGTTCCGTGGTCATGAATACAGGGAACATTGGAAGTCTGTCATCGAAGATCCATCTAACATTGAAGAAGGGACATCATCCTATTTCCTTAGTGCCAAAAACGGATTATCATTGCCACGTAAAATGTTTCAACAGTCGTATAGACTTCGTGTACTGAAACTGTCTGGATGCAATTTCAGCTTCTATTCCCCTCCATTCTGCTGTTGCCATAGCCTAAGATTCCTTGGATTAGACAAATGCAAAGATCAACCGCAGGAAGAAGAGGACAAGCAAAGGAGACCAACAATGAAATATCTCCATAGCCTATGGGTGCTAGATGTTAGGAACATGGATTGGGAATTGGATCTATTGCAAGACTCGATAGAGCAGATGGCTGTAAACATCAGAGAGATTCATGTAAAGAATGGAAGGATTTGGCGCAGCAACCTTGCATGGGGACAACTGCAGAACCTTCGCAAGCTTCGAGTAATCAAGCCTACAAGCTCTTGGGAGACAGGTTTAGAAAATGAATTTATGGATATGTTGAAGCTGGAAATCCTTGACCTATCTGGAAACAATGCCATCCAAGTTTTGCCGAGCTTGTGTGGGGCAACTGGATTGAAAACTCTCATCCTAGATGGTTGTGCGGAGTTGGATCATGTTGGTCCAGGACTACCTCCATCACTTGAGTCATTCAGTTTCGATGCCGGAGCAGGGGATGATGGTCGCAATACAGCTAAAATATCACGTATCACCTTGGCCGGTTGTCCAAAACTGGTCGAGTTCAGATTGCTTGGATCCCTCTCAAAGCTTGAGGAGCTGGACCTCTCTGGCACACCGGTGAAAATTCTAGACCTGAAAAAGGAGATCCAAGTTCAAAATCTTCAACGAATCTTCCTGATAGGATGCAAGCAGCTCCGTTCAATTATTTGGCCAGAAAAAAGGATGGAACAACTGAGGTTAGTATGCATTGATACGCGACAGGAATTAGTGTTGACGGAAACATCACGTGATTCTCTTGTCTGCCCAGAGCAGGAAAAGTACTGCCATGCACGTGTTTCTGTCACAGACATGAGGTTCTTTCAGTCGTTGGTGGCAACAGATGGTGAAGTGTTTCGCTGGATCACTACCCCATTTAAGCTGAATCTCAACCTGTCGTGCACTAGCAATGATGATGGCATTTTTATTAGCAGGACTAAAAAACATGTTCGGTCGTCAAATCTACACAAGCCATTAATCTCCATGGCATGCCTCATCTACAATGACATCAGCATTGAAGAGATAGCTACTAATAAAGCTGATGGCAGTAGTGCGCTGCAGTTTGAGCCACAAGACCTCCATGTTGAGATCGGTCAGGGGGCAATCAACACTGAAGTGCTCAATCCACAAAGCACATCGGCCAAAGCTATAAGGTATATGATGGACAGGGTCATGTCGTTGCACGTGCACGACAGTTGTTCCATCACCACTATCATCCCTAAGCACATTGCATCAGCAACTGGCCAGGAAATTCATTACCCTGCTCTTAAGTGGTGCCGTGTGGAGAAATgcccaaagttggaagttgtcTTCCATACTAACTATGATGGCCATGACTGTTGGTTTGAGCAACTGGAGACCTTTTGGGCAGCTGATCTCTTGATGGCCCGTTCGATCTGGAGCAGAGGAAGGCCATATGGTGAGGCGGACTCTGTATCCTTCGCAAGACTGCGGGCCATACATCTGCACATGTGCCCCAGGCTCCAATTTGTCCTCCCGTTGTCATGGGGATATACCTTGTCCAGCCTGGAGACCATCCACATAGTCTGCTGCCGTGACCTCAAACAGGTCTTCCCAGTGGAGTCTGGCTTTTTGAAGCGAGTCGCTACCAGGCATCAAAACGGCATGCTGGAATTCCCAAAGCTCAAGCACTTGTACCTGCACGATCTCTCCTGCCTGCAACAGATATGCGAGGCAAAAATATTTGCTCCCGAGCTGGAGACTGTCCGCATCAGGGGCTGCTGGGGCTTGAGGCGCCTCCCGGCCATTGATCGCCATCGTCGAGACGGACGTCTTGTTGCTGTGGACTGCGAGAAGGATTGGTGGGACAACCTGGAGTGGGATGGGCTGGACGTCGGCCACCAGCCCTCCCTCTTTGCGCCATGCCACCCGGCGTACTACAAGAAGCGATTGCTGAGAACCACGGTTCTCCGGTGA